CTCAAGACCTGGCTGGTGGGCATTCTCAAGCACAAGCTGGTCGACCAGATCCGCCGCCACGGCCGCGAGATCTCGGCCACGCCCGACGATGACCAGGACATCGACGACCTGCTGTTCAAGGCCGACGGCCACTGGCGCGAGGCGCCGCACGAATGGGGCAACCCCGAGGCCAGCCTCGGCCAGCGTCAGTTCATCGAGGTGCTCGACGCCTGCGTCGAACATCTGCCCGGCCAGCAAGGCCAGGTTTTCATGATGCGCGAGTGGCTCGAACTGGAGACGACGGAAATCTGTAATCAACTCGGCCTGAGCTCGACCAACCTGTTCGTGCTGCTGCATCGCGCCCGATTGCGGCTGCGTGACTGCCTGCAGTTGCGCTGGTTCAACCATCCGAACCCATCAAAGGCCCGAGCGTGAATCCCATGCGACTGAACCGCACATGCCGCGACGTGACCCGCCTGGTGCTCGAAGGCGAGGAGCGCCGCCTCGCCCCGGGCGAACGCCTGGTGGTGCGCATTCACATGCTGATCTGCAAGGCCTGCCCCACCTTCGAGCGCCAGGTCAAACTGATGCGCGGGGCGATGGGGCAGTGGCGGCAATACCGCGACGGCGAATAGCCCGTCAGGCCACGCACAGGCGCGCACGGGCCGCCTGGTATTCGCGCTGCCAGCGCGCCACCA
This portion of the Leptothrix cholodnii SP-6 genome encodes:
- a CDS encoding sigma-70 family RNA polymerase sigma factor — translated: MTDLASQLQGLREPLMRYARKQLRNEAWAEDAVSETLLAALEKPQQFAGQSQLKTWLVGILKHKLVDQIRRHGREISATPDDDQDIDDLLFKADGHWREAPHEWGNPEASLGQRQFIEVLDACVEHLPGQQGQVFMMREWLELETTEICNQLGLSSTNLFVLLHRARLRLRDCLQLRWFNHPNPSKARA